The following nucleotide sequence is from Phycisphaerales bacterium.
AAGCCACATCGTTGAAGTCGCCGGCAACGATCCAGTTTCGCGAAGGACCGCGCGCGATGTCGCGGGCCAGGAGCACGAGTTCGCCATCGCGCACGCGGCTGTCGCGTCGGTCTTCGCCGGTGCTGTCTTGCAGCCCCGGTGGCGTGGGGTGGAGCCCCACGAAGCGAAGCGCTCGACCATCGGGCATCTGGAGATCCGCGAAGATGGACGGTCGACGTTCACTGATGAGGTGTTCGATGCTCTCGTTGCTCAGCGGACGCTTGGACCAGAGTCCCAGGCCGAGCCCTTCGCCGGCAATGCTCTCGACGCGATGAGGGAATCGATCCGCGAGGTCTGCCAAGGCATCGCGCCATTTGGTATCCAGTTCGATGAGCAGCAAGATGTCCGGATCTGCACGAGAGATGCTGTCGGCGACCGCGCGATGTTCTTCGTTCTCATAGCAGATGTTTGCCACCAGGATCGTCAGCATGGCGGACTCTTCGGTGCTGTCGATGAGGTCTTGCACTTCTCTGCGCCACAGCCGCGTAAAGGGCGCCATCTGGACCAGGCCTGAGCATGCCATCAGGATCAGCAGGACGAGCAGGATGGATGCTGCAAGCGGTTCGCTGCCTCGAGCGAGCAATGCGAGCAACGGAACGGCCGGCAAGATCGTCAATGCGCTGAGTTGGAGGCGCGGAAAGTCCCAGGCGCGTACCACCCAGGTTCCGGAGTTGAGGATGAGCGGGGCTGCCGTGAGCACGGCCAACGGGCCGAACAGCGAAATGGCGAGCCACCAAAGGAAGACGTCGAGCATGCGCGAACTCTCTCGGGCTCTCGCGAGGACGGGGGCTTCGCCGAGCCGCGGATGCTAGGCCCCGGGATGCGGTATGCCCGGGGTCAAAAAGCGACAGCCCGCCCCCAGGGAGGAGGGGCGGGCTGCCACGAATAGGAGGCCGCTTCTGCGAATCCAGCCGATCAGCAGCCGGCGTCGAAGGCGTTCTGGAACGCCAGGAAATCGAAGAGCGTGAGGCTGCCATCGCCGTCGAAGTCGGCGCTGGTTTCGCCCGCGTCGAAGGCGTTCTGGAACGCCAGGAAGTCAAAGAGCGTGAGGTCGCCATCGCCGTCGAAGTCAGCCGGGCAGCTCGAACCGCCGCCGAACACGATGTCGTCGATCAGGATGCGCGGCAGGCTGAATTCGTCACCGAAGGTGGCGTACAGGTGCAGCTCATCGAACTCAACGCCCGAGATGGAGAGCTCGCCCAGGGCGATGTTGTCGCGGCCGCCTAGATCACTGATGGTGATCGGGTCGGCGCTGCCGACGACCTCGCCGAGTTGGATGGCGTCCAGGTGGAACTGGATACCGCCCCATGGGCCGTTCTCGTAATAAGCAATCTGCATCGA
It contains:
- a CDS encoding endonuclease/exonuclease/phosphatase family protein, with translation MLDVFLWWLAISLFGPLAVLTAAPLILNSGTWVVRAWDFPRLQLSALTILPAVPLLALLARGSEPLAASILLVLLILMACSGLVQMAPFTRLWRREVQDLIDSTEESAMLTILVANICYENEEHRAVADSISRADPDILLLIELDTKWRDALADLADRFPHRVESIAGEGLGLGLWSKRPLSNESIEHLISERRPSIFADLQMPDGRALRFVGLHPTPPGLQDSTGEDRRDSRVRDGELVLLARDIARGPSRNWIVAGDFNDVAWSHTTRLFQRLSGLKDPRVGRKLMNTFHAKHWYLRFPVDHLFLAPGLRIGRLDRVRLPGSDHFGVLATVALEPAAEAKPPEPEADQSDHAEGSEMVEEGQEDAEARGVRADDGTTAA
- a CDS encoding GC-type dockerin domain-anchored protein, producing MSTIRNAMIAALLAAPTASLAQTVDFEDLTEGFKGATFEYAGMFFQDINQVSGVFPDGSTFGPQEFDEVTIEDATFFYNDFPMWGSPVNALTFGSAFVPGENLSIGRISSATIVLDEDQTSVSMQIAYYENGPWGGIQFHLDAIQLGEVVGSADPITISDLGGRDNIALGELSISGVEFDELHLYATFGDEFSLPRILIDDIVFGGGSSCPADFDGDGDLTLFDFLAFQNAFDAGETSADFDGDGSLTLFDFLAFQNAFDAGC